Genomic segment of Drosophila biarmipes strain raj3 chromosome 2L, RU_DBia_V1.1, whole genome shotgun sequence:
GGATATGAAAATAGATTGCTAagtaaaatatcttaaaaatgtaaaattcaaatatgaaaatatttacttgAACATTTTAAGTAATTCATCAAATTTCGACGATTTTGAATAGATATTTCAAATAAGATCTCTAAGGTCCTTCGTTTTTTTGTGGGTGATAGAACCTTATATACGACCTTTAGTTACAGAAGGTAtttataatatgaaataacATGTTTTTTCCTATCTTGGATAAGAGATgacaatatatataatacaataTAAAGTCATCAAAAACTTATCTTGAACtaaaaaaacttatttcaAGGCAGATTCAGTTTGTACCGACTCCATTATCTATATTTAAGATcctttttcccttttccagAACTTGTGCCCGCCCGCTATGTGTTGGCTATCCTGGGATCCATCGGCATGGCCATTGTCTACGGACTCAAGGTTAATCTCAGTGTAGCCATGGTGGCTATGCTGAATCACACGGCAATCAAGGCAAACGGCCTTGGTGGTGGACATGGTGCTGACGTAGTGACCCTCTCGAACGACTCCTCCCTGGTGGAGGAGTGCCTCCCGCCGGGAGGTGCGAGCGTTGCCAATTCGACGGCCAAGGTGGAGGAAGGACCCTTCGTGTGGAGCGAGCCCCTGCAGGGAACCCTGTTGAGTTGCTATTTCTGGGGCTATTTAGTCTCACAGATTCCCCTGGCCCACGTGGCCGAGAACTTCTCCGCCAAATGGGTGATGCTCTTCTCGGTGGCCATCAATGTGGTGTGCACACTATTGACTCCGGTGTTCACTGAATTGCATTACGGCGGCTTGATCCTGATGCGAGTCCTCGAGGGCGTCGGTGGCGGAGCCTCTTTTCCGGCCATGCACGTGATGATCGCCGCCTGGGCTCCGCCCACCGAGCGCATGGTCATGTCCACCATCATCTATGTGGGCACGTCAGCGGGCACTGCGCTCTCCATCCTTCTGGCCGGAGTTATCTCCGCCAATATGGGCTGGGAATCGGTGTTCTATGTGATGGGTGGCCTCAGCTGCATCTGGATGGTACTGTGGATCATCTTGGTCCAGGACAATGCCAACAAGCAGCGCTTCATCAGCCCCGAGGAGCGGCAAATGATCAACAGCTCGCTGGGCACCGAGACGAAGTCGAACCATCATCCTTCGGTTCCGTGGACCAAGATCCTTGGCTCCGTTCCCTTCTGGGCCATCCTGATCGCCCACACGTGCAGCAACTTCGGCTGGTACATGTTCCTCATCGAGATCCCCTTCTACATGAAGCAGGTGCTCAAGTTCAACGTGGCCAGCAATGCGGCTCTCAGTGCGCTGCCCTACTTCCCCATGATCATCTTCAGCATTTGCCTCGGAAAGCTCCTGGACAGTCTGCAGGCTAAGGGTGAGTACCATGAATACGAACTATTGTTGGGTTTTtagataatttaaatttaaacttgtATTTATGTTACCTTTTGAATTCCAGGTAAAATCAGCACCACCTTTGCCCGCAAGGCGGCCACCTCCATCTGCACCCTGATCCCTGGAGCTTGTCTGCTGGTCCTCTGCTACATTGGATGCCGCCACTACGAGGCTGTGACCGTCATGTCCGTTGGCATTGTTGCCATGGGCTCTATGTTCTCCGGCTTCCTGTCCAATCACATCGACATTGCCCCCAACTTCGCCGGCACCCTGGTGGCGCTGACCAACACGGCGGCCACGTTGCCTGGCATCGTAGTGCCCCTTTTCGTGGGATTCGTCACGAAGGGAAATGTAAGTAAAATGGCATCAGCCTGGTTTCTCCTTTTCAACTGCTTTCCTGAACTTTCCAGCAAAACATTGGAGCCTGGCGCATCATCTTCGGAGTGACCATTGTCCTGTTCGCCATCGAGTTCCTCGTGTTTGTGTTCCTGGGCTCCGGTACCGAGCAGTCGTGGAACAAGTCTGGAGCCCCCAAGGATGTCGAGGTCAAGGACGAGAAGACTCCGTTGAAGGAGCTGCCCCAAAAGCCCTAAGTCCCCAATCTCGCTTTGATTATCCCGCCTAAATTACTCGAAGAATTGCTGCTAATTCAGATAACTTTTGGACGAAGCAAGCTCCGAATGGAATGGTCGACTCTGGACTGTAAataccaattaaaaattatgcacTGTACGCCCGGAATAGAGAGCTCCtaagaaattgaatttcaaacgCTATTAAAGCCCTTGGAAAATACCGAATATGTTAAGATCGTTTTGGAACCCGATTCATAAGCGTTCTCTCTTTGGAGTGTGCACTGTAACCTTTAGATCGCTGTAACCCTTTAGTTAGTAGCCGTACACCATTACGGATAAACACTTCAGCCCGCCTAATGTACTTAACACTCTTGATTTCAAAAGTTGTCTACAAATAAAGCGACGTCTTAGTGGACGCCTTGAGTTTTTCTACAGTTTGGGAGGGGCAGAGAAAATGAATTTCAACTTCAGTTCTGTTGGCAATGTCGGGTGAATGACCGCACTTt
This window contains:
- the LOC108027926 gene encoding sialin, with protein sequence MPDEVPAKGSILGKLVPARYVLAILGSIGMAIVYGLKVNLSVAMVAMLNHTAIKANGLGGGHGADVVTLSNDSSLVEECLPPGGASVANSTAKVEEGPFVWSEPLQGTLLSCYFWGYLVSQIPLAHVAENFSAKWVMLFSVAINVVCTLLTPVFTELHYGGLILMRVLEGVGGGASFPAMHVMIAAWAPPTERMVMSTIIYVGTSAGTALSILLAGVISANMGWESVFYVMGGLSCIWMVLWIILVQDNANKQRFISPEERQMINSSLGTETKSNHHPSVPWTKILGSVPFWAILIAHTCSNFGWYMFLIEIPFYMKQVLKFNVASNAALSALPYFPMIIFSICLGKLLDSLQAKGKISTTFARKAATSICTLIPGACLLVLCYIGCRHYEAVTVMSVGIVAMGSMFSGFLSNHIDIAPNFAGTLVALTNTAATLPGIVVPLFVGFVTKGNQNIGAWRIIFGVTIVLFAIEFLVFVFLGSGTEQSWNKSGAPKDVEVKDEKTPLKELPQKP